A window of Littorina saxatilis isolate snail1 linkage group LG7, US_GU_Lsax_2.0, whole genome shotgun sequence contains these coding sequences:
- the LOC138971976 gene encoding plectin-like: protein MSGSKSRNAALASFSTPDHGNSPPRMTLTTPKHLDGAAVDPIEKSSSLTSAQEIIAARGRALGVRSGAALAKYVQEEEAAQRRLLQEEEAAQRRLLQEEEEAQLRKEEAQLRKEEAQRRLQREEQDAQRRLQREEEEIRRKVLREEEENDRRRRLAELEEERVRAEIEKTRREETTSSSRGRAIEPVRLKIDPFDEAKEDLDTFLGRFERAATLSGWDRESDWGARLGALLKGFAADVYLELPAEDAGNFDVIVDALRGSFRWTADSYRSKFRLAAKRGEETFIQFATRLRIWFERWRKAAKKEETYAGIRDLLLMEHLMDHVSGDLADFIRQREPANVTEAAELAERFAASKRARKNPVTATGRVEKNTKDIENPEEDSAPVGPVHPNGPFPKRNCYGCGKTGHIRRNCPHSASSFNVRAVTNVRTVLTTPGTTAATSECYQREVDPATDA from the exons ATGTCGGGATCTAAATCTCGCAATGCCGCTCTGGCAAGTTTTTCTACCCCTGATCATGGTAATTCTCCACCCCGTATGACACTTACCACGCCAAAGCATCTGGATGGAGCTGCTGTTGACCCTATTGAAAAATCTAGTTCCCTCACGTCAGCTCAAGAAATTATAGCCGCTAGGGGACGTGCTTTGGGCGTTCGATCAGGGGCTGCTTTAGCAAAATACGTTcaagaagaggaagcagctcAACGGAGACTACTTcaagaagaggaagcagctcAACGAAGACTacttcaagaagaagaggaagctcAACTGAGAAAAGAAGAAGCTCAACTGAGAAAAGAAGAAGCTCAACGAAGACTTCAGAGGGAGGAACAGGATGCTCAACGAAGACTTCagagggaggaagaagaaaTCAGAAGAAAAGTACTTCGAGAAGAGGAAGAAAACGACCGCCGCCGACGTCTAGCTGAACTGGAAGAAGAAAGAGTTCGTGCAGAGATAGAAAAGACTAGGAGAGAAGAGACTACTTCAAGTTCTCGTGGTAGGGCTATTGAACCAGTTCGTCTGAAAATAGATCCATTTGATGAAGCCAAAGAGGATCTCGACACCTTCCTAGGACGATTCGAGAGAGCAGCAACTCTCAGTGGCTGGGACAGGGAGAGTGACTGGGGAGCTCGGCTGGGAGCCCTCCTGAAAGGTTTTGCTGCCGATGTTTACTTGGAACTGCCAGCTGAGGATGCGGGGAACTTTGATGTCATTGTGGACGCCCTTAGAGGATCTTTTCGCTGGACGGCTGACTCGTATCGTTCTAAGTTTCGACTCGCGGCCAAAAGGGGAGAGGAGACGTTTATACAGTTTGCTACCCGTCTTCGAATCTGGTTTGAACGGTGGAGGAAAGCCGCGAAGAAAGAGGAGACCTATGCTGGAATCCGAGACCTCCTACTGATGGAACACCTGATGGACCATGTGTCTGGGGACCTCGCGGATTTCATCCGGCagcgcgaaccggcgaacgtcACTGAGGCCGCCGAACTAGCTGAGAGGTTTGCTGCATCAAAAAGAGCCAGGAAAAACCCAGTTACTGCGACTGGTCGAGTCGAGAAGAACACGAAGGACATTGAAAACCCTGAGGAAGACTCTGCCCCAGTTGGTCCCGTCCACCCCAACGGGCCTTTTCCCAAGAGAAATTGCTACGGTTGCGGTAAAACTGGGCACATCCGTAGGAATTGCCCGCATTCAGCATCGTCCTTCAACGTGAGGGCCGTCACCAACGTGCGAACAGTTTTAACGACGCCAGGAACCACTGCTGCCACATCAGA GTGTTACCAGAGAGAAGTTGATCCAGCTACAGACGCTTGA